Below is a genomic region from Henckelia pumila isolate YLH828 chromosome 3, ASM3356847v2, whole genome shotgun sequence.
gttggagagaggattttgttgggtccggagattgtgcagcagacagctgacattgtgacgcagattcgagacaggatgaggactgcgcagagtcggcagaagagttatgcagatgccagacgacgcgatttggagttcgcggtaggtgatcacgtattcctgaaggtgtcacctatgaagggagtagcgcgttttgggcggagaggcaagcttaatccgagatacatagggccatttgagatcttggagcgagttggcacgttggcctaccgtttagctctacctccagggctagcggcagtgcacaacgttttccatgtatccatgcttcggagatatgtctccaatccgtcgcatgtgttggattttgagcccttacagttgccaccagatctggtgtatgaggagagaccagtgcggatcttggctagagaggagcggaggcttaggacgcgggtcataccgatggtcagagtccagtggctgaatcactcggaggaggaagctacttgggagaccgaggaggatatgaggactcgctacccggagatgttcgggtaagtactttaatttcgaggacgaaattcaatttaagggggggagaattgtaacacccggtattttaatttcgtaaatccgcctgcataattaggatttttaattatttaaatttatgatttatgggttaaataattatgtgaattatttatgcatgatttaatttattttttaagcatttaacccataaatagtgatttttatgatttttggtatttttattatttaatcgcgtagacgggaccgtggacggacgagatgacaactttccacccaaattattttatgagcctttttagagccttaaaatattattttaagttttattatctcaaaattttaagtatttaattttatttaattttaggggtcatttttatccaaaattagccaaaataatgatttttaattatctttaaaattcccctaattcttaatttcgggattttataaattttaatttaaagtttctgatttaatttttattagaatgtttaaattttatattattctatttattaacttaaaaacctatttccttaattattgaaacctaaatctacccaaccccaccCAAACCTCACGTCACTCTCAAACTTCAGCCGTCACCCCCACTCACTTTCTTCATCCTCTCGACCCCAGCAAACCCAGGAAGCCATAGCCAAGGATCGTGAAGCTCCAAGCGTCCCGTATTtgcgtcccgtcgtcccggaaccgtcTCACGCTCGCGTTTCTCGtcgtctacggtgaaaggcatgatttcttTCTTGAATTTTCGTACCATCTCAGTAATTATTGTAGGCGTATGGTGTATGTACTAAATTCTTTAAGAAATTACAGAAAATATGGTTTCCTCTCGGTTGCACATTCATGGCGCCTTGTTTTGTTTTCGTTCATGGACATACACATGTTTTCATGGTTACGGACGGCTAGGGTGCTGGTCAGGGATTCCTAGGTTGAGGTAGGGTGGTttgggctcgagtggctcgagtggttcgagccaaacgagcccaagtTTTGAGCTAGTGCAGTCGGCGGCTAGGGTTGACGCAGGTAAGGGTTACGGGTTCAGAGGCTTCGGGTTCGTCGTGCAGtcgtgcatggggctggggctaGGCAtgggttaggtccgcccggacgtgggctacgtccgggcggcggcgctccgaccaggggcggccggagccggccggcagcaggccaagagggcctgctgctcacggccgagaggcTGTGggagaggggggatcgggttgggctagtctaggggtccgggtcgggtctgggtggtccgggtcgggtcggctaggtagtgggtcgggttagtgagttcgggtccgagtttggtgggccgggctcgagtattttatttttttaagtattttacaaaattatgtgtttttgagactaataaattgaaataaaattatttggactcccaaataattttatttggacttttaaaattttaattaagttagtccattaattttgtgAGCTTTTGagctcataaaaattattgggctagTCTAtgagtttttgggcccattgggccagtgtaagtgttattgggcttggtaaaatttttaatgggctttattaatttaattgggcttagaataattatttgggcttaaggtttgaaataatgggcttaagtatgttaatgggccagatttaagttaatgggcttgtgtgtagggccagcagtccaggaccatccctgagaaaatttgcatgtgtcctgaatatatatttaattatttttatgcatttaagttattttaatatttatacgttagtaagaaattaaattaaatatatatgatggacacatattttattcaagtacatgcattcatgaaatattattttatgcatgatttaatgttaaattgagcaataaaatattttatgttggaagttgaagtagtgtgacaatttaagggggattcgtccccatatgattgaagggcagtttactgccaatttaatgaggtgattcgtcaccggccacgtacgtaggtttccacgctgatcagtatttaatgtatgatttaaggttacactacggatacaaccatgcgatgttagaaaatgaattgctcaataatgttatgtattaagttatgtatgtttatttaagttaagtatgttatgaaattttaagcatgctcattcatgtatatgtatgtattagtattaaattggtttaaattattttaaacccttgttatgttagcatgttgggcctctaggctcactacactggtatggtgcaggtgagtacgttgaggatgacgttgtacccaccggaggcgaggacgtatgagcatgcatgcagtggccccgtgaccgtgaaatattctgagtcgctatgcatgATATTGTTTTTGTCAgaatgatacatttttattattttcagttgctctagaatatttatttaatattttcagtgcatgcaaacttttatttatttatgcagtatatttttaattaatgtttgactcagatatttattatatttttaagaatgcatttttatttaagtatttaattggttattcattttaaataccTTTATtcggtgcatatatgtatgggcatatatgtacatattat
It encodes:
- the LOC140888848 gene encoding uncharacterized protein; translation: MRTAQSRQKSYADARRRDLEFAVGDHVFLKVSPMKGVARFGRRGKLNPRYIGPFEILERVGTLAYRLALPPGLAAVHNVFHVSMLRRYVSNPSHVLDFEPLQLPPDLVYEERPVRILAREERRLRTRVIPMVRVQWLNHSEEEATWETEEDMRTRYPEMFG